The following DNA comes from Brassica oleracea var. oleracea cultivar TO1000 chromosome C5, BOL, whole genome shotgun sequence.
ATGTGATCAAAACTCAACATTCCTTCTGATACTTAGACTCCCAAACGCTCGGCTCCAGATTCTGACTTTTGCTCTCTCGACCATCTTATCCCCAGGGGTGAGTTATCACACCCATTGTCATCCCTCTCTTGGATTAGTGTCGCAACGAAGTCTCGTGGACGGATGTCGATCGATATTTTGTTTGAAGTGTCGATCGGCGGTAGCTCACAACTATCGGTCGACGGATTAGGAGTATTGGTAGACGTGTGCTGAGAAGTGTCGGTCGACGAAAGGATGTTGTTTTTCTTTTCTTTGCGGATCGTGTGTTCCAAGAGTGCAGGGTCTTAGAAAAACATTGATTTTTCCTTGTTGCTTCTCGTACTGCTGGACATGCATCTGAAAGAAGTTAAAAAAAAAATTTATCAGTTTTTGAGTAACAGAAAAACCTAGACTTAAAACTGCATAAACAAGATCTAATGGCGATCAAAGCTCCCTGGCAACGGCGCCAAATTTGATATTACTCAAATACCCTAAGTGATTTGTACTCTCTCAAATAAGAGGTCGAGTTGTAGTACTTAGGGATCGGATCCACAAGGAGCTGGGACACACAAAAGATCTTAAACAATTTATAATTAAGCTAGGTTAATTATGGAAATACTAAATTGCAGTGGTGAACGAGGAAGTTGTTCGATTGATTGGTTTTGAGGTTTTTTAATTAATATGAGAAAGCGTTAGACTTAGGGTTTCTATTCAGGTAATCATGATTATAATAGTATAGAAGCTAGAGTAGTTTATTGGATATTCTAGAACTCAAACAAAGTAATAAACTATCAACTTTTGTTTGTTTAGAATATCTATTGTCTGGATCTCAGATCTCAACTGTCGTTTGTTGATGTGGAGAAAGTGTCGATCGATGCTATCAATGGTTAGTCGATCGATACACCTTTCAAAACGTCGATCGATACACCTTATAGAACGTCGATCGATACACTTATAGGGTTGTCGATCAATGTTCATTCCAGCAAGCTTTACCGAGCGGGTTTGACTATGTTCACTAGGTTTCCTAGATCAAATTTCGTTTGTTTCTATCAATCCTAACACAATATGAATTATTTCAGGTAACATACCAGGCTTCCGCTTGCGCCTAATTATCCTAATATCAGAGTTCTAGTTAGCTGCTCTAGAACACAAGCAATAAGAGCAATTCAACTGATAGATATCACAAACAACTCAGCATCTATATTTGGGCCTAATCCTTCATAATCCTATTTGAACACTAAACCCAACAAGATGAACTACTCACACATAGCAAAGCAATTCATAACAAATAACATAAATGAATTTATAAATAGATTAAGGTTAGAAATACTAGAGTTCCAATACAAATCTCTGAATGAGTCTTGGATCTTCTCTCCAAATCTACTTAAAACATTTGTTGAGTGAAACTAGAAAAGAGTAAAAAGCGTAGAAAGCGTGTGTTTCCTAGAACAATGGCGTAGCACATAAATATTAGGTTAAAAGTTTCCTGGGGTATCTTTGTAAATATGTCTTGACTTGGGTTTTAAGCCGGTTGGGCTTTGCGCGCTTCGCGGCGGTCGATGGCACAGGGTGTGCATCGATCGATGGTTGACTTTGAATGTCGACCTCGAACTTGTTCGATGGTCAGCTTCGAGCTTCCTCTCATTTTATCTCCAAAATGCACCCAAATCATCATTTTCTCCAAATCCTCTCTGAACTTGTAAAAGTGCTAAAAAGACACAAAAACATAGTGGATAATTCCTAAAACACCTATATACCATGGCTAAAAGTGGATAAAATCCATGGTATATCAAACAGCTTAACCAAGGGGTTATAGAACCACGCTCGGGACCTACCAGTTCAACCAATAGATTCTAGGGAATCCTCGCTTGAGACATGCTTTTTGATTGATGAATCTAACCAAATCAATAAAAGAGATATATAATATTATTCTCCCAAAAGCCAAAGCTCTTTTATTAATTAAATCAAAATTGAATACAACTTTAGACTTGGATGTTTATTTATAATTAATCTTTAGATCTAGAAAACTTTAATCTTAATTAAAATAGAAAAACTTTTAAAATAGGAAAATACAAGTAAAATATAACTATTAAAATAGTATTAATGGCAATTATTGTAAATTCTCTAGTAATTAAAGTTCTAACAGTTAAGATGGTTGGGAAAGGCTACGAGCTTGTCACATCAGTTAAAATAGCAAAATTGTTATTAATCTACCAATGCAAGGTTAGTTTTAATATTTGCTTCTGTTTTAATAATAAAGGGATGCTAGAGAGCCATTACACCCTGACTATGAATCGATATCTGACTCAATTAGCCCAACTGGCTCTGTATGGGGGACAACTTCTTTAATCTGAGGGACAATAGCCATGTATACAAGCTGAATCACATCCACAAATCCTGGCAACAACACTCGCTTGCTAAAGTAGAATTTTATATTTCTTTTTGTTTCATATAACCAACATTTCGAACGTAAACCTCCCCTAAGGATATGCAAGAAATTCATCCAAATCACGGATCATTTCAACATGCTCTAAAATGATCCGGGGGAAAATGTGATGTTAGAAGTAGAACACTAGATGTAAAAGCTAGGCATGTGTACTTCAAACGCATATCCCGGTCTATGACCCTCCTTAATTTTCTTCAACATTTTGATAGCTAGATCTATAAGGTAGAACTTGAGAGTTCCAAATAGTCCACCCCAATACAACTTTTCTGTGGTTGGGTTCTTCCTTTTTCTCTTGGTGTTTTTTTTTTTTTTGAAAATCTTCTTGCAATTAAGACTAGTTACATAAGAAAACTCTTCCAAAGACATCCTGACAGGCTTGCGGACAAAGAGGAACCAAATCTCGTATTGTTTTTCACTATGAGCATGCAGACGATGACGAACTGGCCAAAACTGACAGATAATGAAGGATTTCGGCTTGGATATGATCTTCTCAATTGCTGTCTTCCCCAGGATCTCAACCTCTTTTGGATCTAGAGCGTCGACTAAGGATTCAATCCTTTTCGGTCTGTGATACATATTAACCCTTCGCCTACAGGTTCTTCACCTGGTGCAAAAAAGCGTTTAGACAGTTGCATATCACCGATTGTTAGGATTTTTTGGTCTGTGAAACGAAGAGAAATATGTGATTCTCTGATCTATGAAGAGAGACGACAAAAAGGGTGCGACTTTCTCCAAAAAGATTTATTATTGGGTTCATCCCCTAGCATTTTATTATTTCAAATTCGATATCTATTAAAAAATATATATATATATAATGTCAAGTTATATTATGTTTAAAATAAAATAAAACTAGTCAATACAGAAAAAAATATTTTAAAAATAATAATTTTAACGTCGTCAGCAAAACACTAAATCCTAATCCTGGTCAGGAATGGATCTTCATAGGACGGCTCAGATGATGCAGTTACGCGTGGATCTTCATAAGGCAGGTAGTATTGTCGGTTATCGAATCGTCTATGTAATCTTTTTCATAAATGTAATGTCTTAATAAATTAGCGTTAAAAAAAAATCATAATCCCTAAATCCTAAACCTTAATCCCTTGGGTAAACCATAAACCTTGGGTAAACTCTAAACCCCTGGATAAATCTTAAACTCTAAATAAAAAATATTAAATACTAAAACACTAAATTTTTGAGTGTTTTAGTGTCTAGTGATTTTGATTTAGAGTTTAAGATTTATTCAAGAGTTTAGGGTTTACCCAAGGGTTTAGAGTTTAGGGTTTATGATTTAAGGTTTAAGGATTAGGATTTAGGGTTTAGTGTTTTGTCGACGACGTTAAAAATATTTTTTTTCTGTAATTACTACTATTTTTTATTTATTTCTTTTTACCTTTTAATTTTAAAAATATAATATAATTTGATAATATTTTATTTTTTTTTAAGCGATATTTAATATGAAATAACACAATCCTGGTCGAATCGATAGTTGAATCCAAAAATAAATCTTCTCGAAACAAATGAACTATTATATTCAGTAAATGATGCCCTTCCGTTTGCTATATAGGTCTTTTATGGGTACTAGTGTATTTCAGTACATGGCGTGTAATAGGGGTTGCTATATAATAGTCTTTGGCACAATATCTAATACTACAAGATTGTGTGGTCGTGAAGGTCTATAGAGGTTGAATCGTATTTAATTTAGTTATAACTGTGCTCTGCAAATCACCTTAATCCTCTCGGCTGTATCACTAATAGTAACGGTTTTATGCATGTGCACATGGTATATTTATTTTAGGGTCCATATTATTAGCTTACATAAGTTTTGTGAAAATACTTAACTTCAAGGTCTGGCTTCTTATATCGGCCAGTATTTTATTTGTCCTTTGTCCAGTTAAAATTACATGTGATCCAGCTGTTAGAGATTTTATTTTTTTTCTTTTATAAATTAATAATTTTTTTTATCATGTCAAGGGCTGAAATTATTATCCGAAATCTGTATTCGATTTGAGATCCGATTCGGATCTACTCCAAAAATCCGGATATCCGGAGGAGCCGGATCCGGATCCGGATATCTTAGTTTTTTAGTCCGCATATCCGGATCCGTAATTTTTATTGATAATTATTTCAAAAATAGTAATATATAGGTATAAAAATTAATTTGATTTATTATATTTTCATTTTATAATAGTATATATAAATTTGTAATAGTACATACAGAAATAATGAAAAAAAATATACATTTTTATTATTTTAATTACTGTTTATATTTTAATTCTATCTTTATTAATTTTAAGGATCTAAATCGGGTTCCGGATATCCGCTGGATATTATATTTTTTAGAAGGATATCAAATACTCGGGAACCCCGGATCCGAATAAAGATAATAAAAACACGGATCCGCCGGATAAGGATCCAAATACCTTAAAATTCTCCGGATACCTGATCCGTCCCAGTCTCCCCATCAAATTTCCTTGTAATTTTTCTCTTGTTCTCCATTTTTCTAAACTCCAATGAAGCAAGTCTTTAACATATACTCCAACTTTATTTGGGTGAATAATCATGGATATCATCTCTAACGTGAAGGAAACTTTGTTTGTGTTTTCTGTTATTCTAAATTGTAAAATCCATTTTCTACCTTTTAAATGTATTAATTTTAGCAAAAAAATGATATCAATATTTCGTATCAATGCTATTAAAAGGGAATGAGTTTTAATAAATCTACTTAAAAAAGTTGTTTGTACCCCTTCATTAACTAATAATATTTTGGTCTTATTTTGATTTGGACAAACAATATGCTACCTTAAATTTCTCTAACAATCATTTAGTCAAAGCTTTTATTTATTGGATCCATATCTTTTTGTAAACGAAAAGATTATACCATATATATACGACCACATAAAATTGGTTCACAAAAATATAATATCACGTACACTTTATTATACTCTTCTCTAAATATATCTCATTAACTTCATAATTAAGATAAGTTTAAAAATTATATATTATGTTAATTTTATTTTATTGATAAATAACAATTTAGTATTTAAGATAAGTTTAAAATTATCAAAAACCCAACAAATCTTTTTTTTACTGCTCAACAAAAAACCTACAAATCTATACTATTAAATTAGCCAAAAACCTCTCAACTAAATCTTAAGTTTCACCAAATGAACAAATGTAACTTTTATAAAATGCACAAAAATATATTGAAAGGTTAGATTTGGGTATTCGGGTCTTCGGATCAAATATAAATCGGTTTCTTTCAGGTCCAAGTTCTTTGGGTATTTTTTCCCAATCCCCAACCTCAACCTATATTTGGTATTGGTTTGGCTCGTATCAAATTTGGGTAAAATTTGCATCCTTAAGAAAGAGTTACATAAGAGTGTATATAAAAAATCTCGAATAAACTTATTCATAAGTTATATAATTTTAAACAAATTTATGTATTCGATATAATACGACTTTATAACATAATAATACACAATATACTCAAAATACCATCTCATATCCAACATCATATATAACTCATAAAACCCGCACTTTCGAAGCGCGGGTCAAAATCTAATCTTAATTAAATCTGTCAACATGAAGTAAATCTGTGTCAAAAAGAAAAAAAATCTATCGAAACATAAATTAAAGAAAATGTATGAACAAAGAAAATAATTGATAAATAAGGATTATACTAAATTACTCATATTAACTTTTATTTCTTATGTAATTACTAGACTAGTTTATTAATAGTGATGATATCAACATGCTTTAAGTTGGCATGAGATTTCTAAGTTATGAAGACATTTATTAGGTAAATTTTTTGAAAGTGAAAACAATAAAGCCTGATGCTCCTTCATTTGATTCCAACAAAATTCATACTAACATCTTCCAAGTAAGCAATTAGCAATCCATTTTTTGTTCAAATTGTTCAAATATCTTTAGAAAATTGTCCTTCACATACATTAAAACAAAAATGTACAAGTACTAACAACAGTTGTCTTTGTTTTTTCATTTATGAAAAAAGGGGAGACATTTGTGACTAATCATAACGATGTCGATAGAGAAAAAGGCGATGCAGCGGATCGAGAAGGAGTTCAAGGATATGACTTCGAAAGACTCCTTGTACAGCATCGGTTAGTATTTTTTCATAACAATTCACAAAGGTCACATGCCATAAAAAATATATATATAATAAAAAACTTAAACTGCATACATCACGTGTATTAGTTTGCCATCGGATCATACAATTTCTTGATATTTGCATCATATAAACCGGAAGTTAACATTAGGTTCACCACAACCGTATTTTTTTCTTACAAATAAATATGCATAATTTGTGTTGCTAGTGCCTATAACGTCATTAATATGTCTTCTTTATATTAAGAACCACAATAATTACAGTTTTATGTTTCTCCAATATAATAATGCTCTTTGTTGATACATATTTAGGTAGAGATTCGAACAACTTGTTCAAATGGAATGCGATGATTCAAGGTCCAGAGGGTACTCCATACGCTGGTGGCATGTTTAGTATCGACATTAAATTTCCTAAAAATTATCCTTTTACAGCACCCAAGGTTATATCAACTAAAATACAATTAAATTGAAATTCAAGTGGTTCTTGTCTGTAGTGTGTTAAGTACTAAAAAAAAATCTTTTATGTGTTTCATTTTTTATCTTTTCCAGTTTACGTTCAAAACTCAGATTTATCATCCAAATATCAATTCCGAAGGATCCATATGCCTTAACATTCTTAAAGACAAGTGGTCTCCCCCTCTTACGGTTGAAAAGGTTTAAAATTTGATTCATAAATTAAATAATTTATTTCGTGTATATAAGTACTGCCTTTGTTATTTAGAGTAAATAAATGAATAAACAGGAGCTTTTATCCATCACTTCATTATTGGCGGACCCAAACCCAGATGATCCTCTGGTGGGAGAAATTGGAGAGCTCTTCAAAAGTAACAACTTTCTATTTAACCAGAGAACTCGAGAATGGACTGAACGACATGCTTAATTATTAATAGCTGTTTTAAGAAAAGTAGTAGTTTTTATGAATAAAAAATAAAAAGACTAATAGCTGTTTTCTTTTTTCAAAAAATCATACAAATAGTTACCAACAGCTTTGAATGATATGTTATTGTGGACTTCTTATATATTATAAAAAGTTATAAGCATTTTAGATTTTTTATTATGCTCAAAGTACATAATATAAATTTTAATTAAGACTAGATTTTGATCCATGTTTTCAAAATGTATGATTATTTTTTAGTTGTGTAGAAAGTTTTAGAGTTCACCCTAGCATGTTTTCTCCAAGATTCTCCAAGACACGACTTGCGAGACAGCTGCATGACTTATCTTCATTGACGCCGGCAGCGTTTCCGCTTGCCGACGTTGCCCCAATCCGTTGTTCTCATAGTTTGCCTCTTCTTCTCTGGTTGTCTACTCGTTTTCTCGGTGGGTGAACCAAAATTCGAACTGTCGATTTTAGTAAATTAAGGAAAATGGAGATTCTTGATTTTCCTTGAGGATACGAATTCTCTGCGAGGACTAACGACAAATTATAAAATAAATATGGAAAATTCATAAAGACACTAAAAGGAATCTAGAAAATATAAATCTTTATTTCGAATCTGCGTAAGAGCGTAGCGAATTTACAATAGGTTATAAGAGCTACGGCCGCAAGATCTGTCAGCGAGCTCTTTAATTCTAGCCATTAAAACCCTAACCATATTTTGAGTCACAACTCAATAACAAAACACGAAAGAGATGCGAAAAAGGTTTTACTGATTTTTGAATGGACCTTATTAAAAGCTGCCTATGTACCCCTTTCGAGGATCAAGCCGAACATAGTTCAGTTTACAAAGTTTGAAGAAACGATCGAACTGCCTTTGCTAGTTCTTCTAGTAATCAAGTGCAAAACTTAGAAAATTAAGCATGTCGAAATAATGCCTAAGAGTTCTAAATGTAGAGAGTTCTAAGAGTCTAAAAAATCGTCCTTGTGCTCCTTGCCTTGGCTCTCTTTATAAGCCTTCAAAGTTGACCATCTTTCTCTTTCACCAAATGAACAAATGTAACTTTTATAAAATGCACAAAAATATAATGAAAGGTTAGATTTGGCATTCGGGTCTTCGGATCAAATATAAATCGGTTTCTTTCAGGTCCAAGTTCTTTGGGTCTTGGGCATTTATATCCAACTAGGTATTTGAATTTTTTTTTTGTTGTTCACATCGGTTCATTTTAGTTCCTGGTTAGTTTGAGTCAATAATTCAAGTATCTGTAAAATTTACTATGTAATTTGGCTACGTAATGAGTCTAGCTCGGTTCGAGTATGTAGGACAAAAATATCTAAAGAATCCGAAAAGCCAAAAAATCAAAACACAGAACACGAAAATACCCAAAATCAAACAAATACCAGAAATAACTAAATATCTAAAAGACCAAAATCTTACCCGAGAACCAAAAATATCCAATATTTTAAATATATTTTTAAAAATTTGAAATTTTACCCAAAACCTGAAACTATAACAGAAAACGCGAATCCAAAATTTACAATAATATTTTTATACTGAGAACATATATGAATTACTCAAATATACATAATATGAACAAAATATTCTGGGTAATTTGGGTACCCGGAGTCTAACAGAGACCCGCAGGTCCAAAAAAATCTAATAGTTACTTTTTCTCAATCCCGAACCTCAACCTATATTTCGTATTGGTTTGGTTCGTTTATCAAATTTGGGTAAAATTTACATCCTTAAGAAAGAGTTACATAAGAGTGTATATAAAAAATCTCGAATAAACTTATTCATAAGTTATATAATTTTAAACAAATTTATGTATTCGATATAATACGACTTTATAACATAATAATACACAATATACTCAACATACCATCACATATCCAACTTCATATATAACTCATAAAACCCGCACTTTTGAAGCGCGGATCAAAATCTAGTCTTAATTAAATCTGTCAAGATGAAGTAAATCTGTGTCAAAAATAAAAAAAATCTATCGAAACATAATTAAAGTAAATGTATGAACAAAGAAAATATATCTATTAAAATTAAATAAATATGTGGCCAGAAACTAAATCTGTCGAATCATCATTAAATCTGTTATTATTAAAAAAAAATTGTTGTTAAAAACGTGACAAAATGTTTTAAGAAA
Coding sequences within:
- the LOC106294042 gene encoding probable ubiquitin-conjugating enzyme E2 31, whose protein sequence is MSIEKKAMQRIEKEFKDMTSKDSLYSIGRDSNNLFKWNAMIQGPEGTPYAGGMFSIDIKFPKNYPFTAPKFTFKTQIYHPNINSEGSICLNILKDKWSPPLTVEKELLSITSLLADPNPDDPLVGEIGELFKSNNFLFNQRTREWTERHA